The Herbaspirillum sp. RTI4 genome has a segment encoding these proteins:
- the paaI gene encoding hydroxyphenylacetyl-CoA thioesterase PaaI — protein MSDSALISTATLPDDPQALAEATAQAMHARDNATQSLGMDIVEMRPGYARLSMAVRSDMLNGHATCHGGFIFALADSAFAFACNSRNQNTVGSGCSIDYLSPGKLADVLTAEAFEQSLGGRTGIYDVTVTNQDGKRIALFRGRSYRIQGEVIAGLAAAADVSALRPRS, from the coding sequence ATGTCTGATTCCGCACTGATCTCTACCGCAACACTGCCCGACGATCCGCAAGCGCTGGCAGAAGCCACCGCGCAAGCCATGCACGCCCGCGACAATGCCACCCAATCGCTAGGCATGGATATTGTGGAAATGCGACCCGGCTATGCGCGGCTGTCGATGGCAGTCCGCAGCGACATGCTCAACGGCCATGCCACCTGCCACGGCGGTTTCATTTTTGCGCTGGCCGACAGCGCCTTTGCCTTTGCCTGCAACAGCCGCAACCAGAATACGGTCGGCTCCGGTTGCAGCATCGATTACCTGTCCCCGGGCAAACTGGCCGATGTGCTGACCGCCGAAGCCTTCGAGCAATCGCTGGGCGGACGCACCGGCATCTACGACGTGACCGTTACCAATCAGGACGGCAAGCGCATCGCTCTGTTCCGTGGCCGCTCCTACCGCATCCAGGGCGAGGTGATCGCCGGACTGGCTGCTGCTGCCGACGTCTCTGCCCTACGACCGCGTAGCTGA
- the paaK gene encoding phenylacetate--CoA ligase PaaK — MTQRTPQPGELEAIELASKDELQALQLQRLKWSLKHAYDNVPHYRASFDAAGVHPEDLKTLADLAKFPFTGKKDLRDNYPFNMFAVPREKVVRIHASSGTTGKPTVVGYTQNDIDTWATVVARSIRAAGGRAGDMVHISYGYGLFTGGLGAHYGAEKLGCTVIPMSGGQTEKQVQLIQDFKPNIIMVTPSYMLNIIEEFQRQGLDPVDSSLKIGIFGAEPWTDAMRSEIEARAGIDAVDIYGLSEVMGPGVASECIESKDGPVIWEDHFYPEIIDPETGAVLPDGSPGELVFTSLTKEALPIIRYRTRDLTRLLPATSRSMRRIGKITGRSDDMLIIRGVNVFPTQIEELILKMPQLAPQYQLVVGRNGHMDTLSVTVELRPDLPDALSDSEVSLLQRELQHHVKTHVGVTTTITIVTTGKIERSAVGKAKRILDQRPKLTDEQPKGSI, encoded by the coding sequence ATGACCCAACGCACCCCCCAACCCGGCGAACTCGAAGCCATCGAACTGGCAAGCAAGGACGAATTGCAAGCCCTGCAATTGCAGCGTCTCAAGTGGTCACTGAAACACGCCTATGACAATGTGCCGCACTATCGCGCCTCGTTCGACGCGGCAGGGGTGCATCCCGAAGATCTGAAAACGCTGGCCGATCTCGCCAAGTTTCCGTTCACCGGAAAAAAAGATTTGCGCGACAACTATCCGTTCAACATGTTTGCCGTACCGCGTGAAAAAGTGGTGCGCATCCACGCTTCCAGCGGCACGACCGGCAAACCGACGGTAGTCGGTTATACGCAAAATGACATCGATACCTGGGCCACCGTGGTCGCGCGTTCCATCCGCGCCGCTGGCGGCAGAGCCGGTGACATGGTGCATATCTCCTACGGCTATGGCCTGTTTACCGGCGGTCTCGGCGCGCATTACGGTGCAGAAAAACTGGGATGCACGGTCATCCCGATGTCCGGCGGCCAAACTGAAAAACAGGTGCAACTGATCCAGGATTTCAAGCCCAACATCATCATGGTCACGCCGTCCTACATGCTCAACATCATCGAAGAGTTTCAGCGTCAGGGACTTGATCCGGTCGACAGCTCGCTCAAGATCGGCATCTTCGGTGCCGAACCCTGGACCGATGCCATGCGCTCTGAAATCGAAGCCCGCGCCGGCATCGACGCCGTCGACATCTACGGTTTGTCGGAAGTGATGGGGCCGGGAGTGGCCAGCGAATGCATAGAAAGCAAAGACGGTCCGGTGATCTGGGAAGATCATTTTTACCCCGAAATCATCGACCCTGAAACCGGCGCGGTATTGCCTGACGGCTCGCCGGGCGAACTGGTATTTACTTCGCTGACGAAGGAAGCCTTGCCTATCATCCGCTACCGCACACGCGATCTGACGCGCCTGCTGCCGGCAACTTCGCGTTCCATGCGCCGCATCGGCAAAATCACCGGCCGTTCCGACGACATGCTGATCATCCGTGGCGTCAATGTATTTCCGACGCAAATCGAGGAACTGATTCTGAAGATGCCGCAACTGGCACCGCAATACCAGCTGGTGGTGGGCCGTAACGGCCACATGGATACGCTGAGCGTCACGGTCGAGCTGCGTCCTGATCTGCCGGACGCGCTATCGGACAGCGAAGTCAGCCTGCTGCAACGTGAATTGCAGCATCATGTGAAAACGCATGTCGGCGTCACTACCACCATCACCATCGTCACGACCGGTAAGATCGAACGTTCTGCGGTCGGCAAGGCTAAGCGCATACTAGACCAGCGCCCGAAGCTGACGGATGAGCAACCCAAGGGTTCGATCTGA
- the paaA gene encoding 1,2-phenylacetyl-CoA epoxidase subunit PaaA yields the protein MYAQLVETGTKHVRSLEEMSAEEQLFQQKIDRGVKIEPKDWMPEAYRKTLIRQISQHAHSEIVGQLPEGNWVTRAPTLERKAILLAKIQDEAGHGLYLYSAAETLGVSRDQLLADLHSGKAKYSSIFNYPSLSWADMGAIGWLVDGSAIINQIPLCRCSYGPYARAMVRVCKEESFHARQGYDIMMSLCKGTAAQKQMAQDALNRWWWPSLMMFGPSDATSVNSAQSAQWRIKLFSNDELRQRMVDQTVPQAHYLGLTVPDADLKWNAETEHYEFGAIDWDEFNNVLRGNGPCNKERLETRKQASEDGAWFRDALNAHAEKQHAARQQVA from the coding sequence ATGTATGCACAACTGGTAGAAACAGGCACCAAGCACGTACGCTCTCTGGAGGAAATGAGCGCGGAAGAGCAGCTTTTCCAACAGAAAATCGATCGCGGCGTGAAGATCGAACCAAAAGACTGGATGCCGGAGGCCTACCGTAAAACGCTGATCCGCCAGATTTCGCAACATGCACATTCGGAAATCGTCGGCCAATTGCCGGAAGGTAACTGGGTCACGCGCGCGCCGACACTGGAACGCAAAGCCATCCTGCTCGCCAAAATCCAGGACGAAGCCGGTCACGGTCTCTACCTGTACAGCGCTGCCGAAACACTGGGCGTCTCGCGCGATCAGTTGCTGGCCGACTTGCATTCCGGCAAAGCCAAGTACTCCAGCATTTTCAATTACCCCAGCCTGAGCTGGGCCGATATGGGTGCCATCGGCTGGCTGGTCGACGGCTCCGCCATCATCAATCAGATTCCGCTGTGCCGCTGTTCTTACGGCCCGTATGCGCGCGCCATGGTGCGCGTGTGCAAGGAAGAATCCTTCCATGCGCGTCAGGGCTACGACATCATGATGTCGCTGTGCAAAGGCACGGCGGCGCAAAAGCAGATGGCGCAAGACGCACTAAACCGCTGGTGGTGGCCGTCGCTGATGATGTTCGGCCCATCGGATGCCACCTCCGTCAACAGCGCGCAGTCAGCGCAATGGCGCATCAAACTGTTTTCCAACGATGAATTGCGTCAGCGCATGGTCGACCAGACCGTGCCACAAGCCCATTACTTGGGTCTGACCGTCCCCGACGCCGACCTCAAATGGAATGCCGAAACCGAGCATTACGAATTCGGTGCCATCGACTGGGACGAATTCAACAACGTCCTGCGCGGCAACGGCCCCTGCAACAAGGAACGGCTGGAAACCCGCAAACAGGCCAGCGAAGACGGTGCCTGGTTCCGCGACGCCTTGAATGCCCATGCCGAAAAACAGCACGCGGCGCGTCAACAAGTCGCGTGA
- the paaC gene encoding 1,2-phenylacetyl-CoA epoxidase subunit PaaC: MENTTMTPSTPMTPAELQTQRATYVRRLGDNTLILSQRLSEWCGKGPAMEEDMALTNVALDLIGQARLWLGYAAELEGGTSDEDKLAFLRDAPQFGNLLLIELPNGNYGDTIARQFFFDSWHYYLLLELCKSNDTRIADIAEKSLKEVTYHLRRSGDLMVRLGDGTELSHRMMQTAIDKIWMYTGEMFRPDAIDSAMQECGAAPDLSKLHALWVSHVQEILSEATLTMPAVDAWMQKGGKQGQHTEHLGYLLAEMQFLQRAYPDSKW; encoded by the coding sequence ATGGAAAACACGACCATGACACCATCGACACCAATGACACCGGCAGAACTGCAGACGCAGCGCGCCACGTATGTCCGCCGGCTCGGCGACAACACGCTCATCCTCAGCCAGCGCCTCTCCGAATGGTGTGGCAAAGGGCCGGCGATGGAAGAAGACATGGCGCTGACCAATGTCGCCCTCGACCTGATCGGTCAGGCCCGCCTGTGGCTGGGTTATGCCGCCGAGCTGGAAGGCGGCACAAGCGACGAAGACAAACTGGCCTTCCTGCGCGACGCACCGCAATTCGGCAATCTGCTGCTGATCGAACTGCCCAACGGCAATTACGGCGACACCATTGCGCGCCAGTTCTTTTTCGACAGCTGGCACTATTACCTGCTGCTGGAACTGTGCAAGTCAAACGATACGCGCATCGCCGATATCGCTGAAAAATCGCTGAAAGAAGTCACCTATCATCTGCGCCGCAGTGGCGACCTGATGGTGCGACTGGGCGACGGTACCGAACTCAGCCATCGCATGATGCAAACCGCGATCGACAAAATATGGATGTACACCGGCGAGATGTTCCGTCCTGACGCCATCGACAGCGCCATGCAGGAATGCGGTGCCGCACCCGACCTGAGCAAGCTGCACGCGCTCTGGGTTTCGCATGTGCAAGAGATACTGAGCGAAGCAACGCTGACCATGCCGGCAGTCGATGCCTGGATGCAAAAAGGCGGCAAGCAAGGGCAACATACCGAGCATCTCGGCTATCTGCTGGCGGAAATGCAATTCCTGCAACGCGCCTATCCGGACTCGAAATGGTAA
- a CDS encoding TetR/AcrR family transcriptional regulator: protein MPRKRAAGFDSQRELIIKQAAALFACNGFTATTMNEVAQACSLSKASLYHYVSDKNELLVYICEGHIERLCALVDEVAQQTLEPEARLRLLVQRFVEEYADAQNEHRVLTQDVKFLQAKDQKRILSGERKVVDAMAQAMVGVRPELEASRMAKPLTMLLFGMINWMFMWLKPDGGLTHEKMAGVVSDLLFGGMGAVNVDIPGLRKPAVKKKKAVPAG from the coding sequence ATGCCACGCAAGCGTGCAGCAGGATTTGACAGTCAGCGCGAACTCATCATCAAACAGGCTGCGGCCTTGTTTGCGTGTAATGGTTTTACCGCCACGACCATGAATGAAGTGGCGCAGGCGTGCAGTTTGTCGAAAGCGTCCTTGTATCACTACGTTTCCGACAAGAATGAATTGCTGGTCTATATCTGCGAAGGCCATATCGAGCGTCTGTGTGCGCTGGTGGATGAAGTGGCGCAGCAAACGCTGGAACCCGAAGCAAGGCTGCGCCTGCTGGTGCAGCGGTTTGTTGAGGAATATGCCGATGCGCAAAACGAGCATCGGGTACTGACGCAGGATGTGAAGTTCCTGCAAGCGAAGGATCAGAAGCGGATTCTCAGCGGGGAACGCAAGGTGGTCGATGCAATGGCGCAGGCAATGGTCGGCGTGCGGCCCGAGTTAGAAGCCAGCCGCATGGCAAAGCCGCTGACGATGCTGCTGTTTGGCATGATCAACTGGATGTTCATGTGGCTCAAGCCGGACGGCGGGCTGACGCATGAAAAGATGGCCGGAGTGGTATCGGATTTGTTGTTCGGTGGAATGGGCGCGGTCAACGTGGATATTCCGGGTCTGCGCAAGCCGGCCGTAAAGAAGAAAAAGGCAGTACCCGCAGGCTGA
- the paaG gene encoding 2-(1,2-epoxy-1,2-dihydrophenyl)acetyl-CoA isomerase PaaG — protein sequence MPYESILFSIDSGIARLTLNRPEKLNSFTAAMHGEVRDALERIKTDSSVRVLVLTGAGRGFCAGQDLSDRAVKPGDSAVDLGESIEKYYGPLVLSLRALPFPVICAVNGVAAGAGANITLACDIVIAARSASFVEVFCKLGLLPDTGGTYFLPRLLGTARAMGVAMLGDKISAEKAEQWGLIWKCVDDDQLISEVDALAQHFAKAPTQGLAHTKQALYQSPANTLEQQLHLERDSMRTLGNTHDYKEGVAAFLEKRAAQFTGK from the coding sequence ATGCCCTACGAATCCATCCTGTTCAGCATCGACAGCGGCATTGCCCGCCTGACCCTGAACCGCCCGGAAAAACTCAATAGCTTCACCGCCGCCATGCATGGCGAAGTGCGCGATGCACTGGAACGGATCAAAACCGACAGCAGCGTGCGCGTATTGGTGCTGACCGGTGCCGGACGCGGCTTTTGCGCTGGACAAGATTTATCCGACCGCGCCGTCAAGCCGGGCGATTCAGCCGTCGATCTGGGTGAATCGATAGAAAAATATTACGGCCCGCTAGTCTTGAGTTTACGCGCCCTGCCCTTCCCTGTGATCTGTGCGGTCAACGGCGTCGCCGCTGGTGCCGGCGCGAATATCACGCTGGCCTGCGATATCGTGATTGCCGCCCGCTCCGCCAGTTTCGTCGAAGTGTTCTGCAAACTCGGCCTGCTGCCCGACACCGGCGGCACTTACTTCCTGCCGCGCCTGCTGGGTACGGCGCGAGCCATGGGCGTAGCCATGCTGGGCGACAAAATCAGCGCCGAAAAAGCCGAGCAATGGGGTTTGATCTGGAAGTGCGTGGACGATGACCAACTGATCAGCGAAGTCGATGCGCTGGCACAGCATTTCGCCAAAGCGCCGACACAAGGTCTGGCGCACACCAAACAAGCGCTCTACCAGAGTCCGGCCAACACGCTGGAACAGCAACTCCATCTGGAACGCGACAGCATGCGCACGCTGGGCAATACGCACGACTATAAAGAAGGCGTTGCCGCCTTCCTCGAAAAACGCGCAGCACAATTTACCGGAAAGTGA
- the paaH gene encoding 3-hydroxyacyl-CoA dehydrogenase PaaH has translation MSTASTSAVNTPGASTPTALPHSCVVAVIGSGAMGAGIAQVAAAAGYTVKLYDTRRQAVDKALQDIRKVFDTLVQKQRMSAEEAMAAANRLHPAASLAELGDAGLIVEAIVENLDIKRKLFADLEEIVADDCIFASNTSSISITSIGALLRLPQRLVGMHFFNPVPLMALVEVISGLASDSSVASSVYATALAWGKSPVYTKSTPGFIVNRVARPYYAEALRILNEQAATPATIDAILREAGGFKMGPFELMDLIGHDVNFTVTQSVFQAYFTDPRFTPSLIQQELLNAGYLGRKSGRGFYSYAPDAVRPLPQTESSESTMAAVKHRILFQHGNPLAQALQKRLTASGIVSETGDTDDDALLQCGSARLYLTDGRSATERARDHAHNDTVLLDLTLDLNTATRVALARADQCSDAAYRSLLSLLQAAGLTVSLIGDVPGMAVMRTVVMLANEAADAVNQGVCSAADADLAMRKGVNYPCGPLAWANAIGVPYLSRVLFHLADSYGEDRYRVSPLIRRKNANGELFNV, from the coding sequence ATGTCTACTGCAAGCACGTCTGCTGTGAACACCCCTGGTGCAAGCACCCCTACTGCCCTGCCCCACTCTTGCGTGGTGGCCGTGATCGGCAGCGGCGCAATGGGTGCCGGCATCGCGCAGGTGGCGGCCGCAGCCGGCTACACCGTCAAACTTTACGATACGCGCCGGCAAGCGGTAGACAAGGCCTTGCAAGACATCCGCAAGGTATTCGACACGCTGGTACAAAAACAGCGCATGAGCGCAGAAGAGGCAATGGCCGCCGCCAATCGCCTGCATCCTGCCGCCTCGCTGGCGGAACTTGGCGATGCCGGACTGATCGTCGAAGCGATTGTGGAAAACCTCGACATCAAGCGCAAACTGTTTGCCGATCTGGAAGAGATCGTGGCAGACGATTGCATCTTCGCCAGCAATACTTCCTCGATTTCGATTACCAGCATCGGTGCCTTGTTGCGCCTGCCGCAGCGGCTGGTCGGGATGCACTTCTTTAATCCGGTGCCGCTCATGGCGCTGGTCGAAGTCATCAGCGGACTGGCCAGCGACAGTTCTGTAGCCTCAAGCGTGTACGCCACCGCACTGGCCTGGGGCAAAAGTCCGGTGTACACCAAATCCACGCCGGGCTTCATCGTCAACCGCGTGGCGCGTCCCTATTACGCGGAAGCCTTGCGCATCCTCAACGAACAAGCCGCCACACCGGCCACCATCGATGCCATCCTGCGCGAAGCCGGCGGTTTCAAAATGGGACCGTTCGAACTGATGGACCTGATCGGGCACGACGTCAATTTCACCGTCACGCAATCGGTGTTCCAGGCCTACTTTACCGATCCCCGCTTCACGCCTTCGCTGATCCAGCAAGAACTGCTCAACGCCGGTTATCTGGGCCGCAAATCGGGACGCGGATTTTATTCGTATGCGCCGGATGCCGTCAGGCCGCTGCCGCAAACCGAATCGAGCGAAAGCACGATGGCAGCGGTCAAGCACCGTATCCTGTTTCAACACGGCAATCCTCTGGCACAGGCGCTGCAGAAACGTCTGACGGCATCCGGCATCGTCAGCGAGACCGGCGACACCGATGATGACGCCTTGCTCCAATGCGGCTCTGCCCGGCTCTACCTGACCGATGGCCGCAGCGCCACCGAACGCGCGCGCGACCATGCGCATAACGACACCGTGCTGCTTGATCTGACACTGGATCTCAACACTGCCACCCGCGTGGCACTGGCCCGCGCCGATCAATGCAGCGACGCGGCCTATCGCTCGCTGCTGTCGCTGCTGCAAGCCGCCGGCCTGACGGTATCGCTGATCGGCGACGTGCCGGGCATGGCCGTCATGCGCACCGTCGTCATGCTCGCCAATGAAGCCGCAGACGCAGTCAATCAAGGCGTCTGTAGCGCCGCCGATGCTGATCTGGCCATGCGCAAGGGCGTCAACTACCCCTGCGGTCCGCTGGCCTGGGCCAATGCCATTGGCGTGCCTTATCTGAGCCGCGTGCTATTCCATCTGGCAGACAGCTACGGCGAAGACCGCTATCGCGTGTCGCCACTGATCCGTCGTAAAAATGCCAACGGAGAACTGTTCAATGTCTGA
- the paaY gene encoding phenylacetic acid degradation protein PaaY gives MPSYAIEGVIPVVAPSAYVHPTAVLIGDVIVGPDCYVGPLASLRGDFGRIILERGSNVQDSCVIHGFPGHDTVVEENGHIGHGAILHSCIIKRDALVGMNAVVMDDAVVGEQAIVAACAFVRAGMQIPPRTLVAGVPAKIIRELSEQEIAWKLEGTLTYQDLTKRCLGSMVEVLPLAELEANRPSLKAPDVKPLIAAKLATPSATNPVNTGTAEQA, from the coding sequence ATGCCCAGCTATGCAATCGAAGGCGTCATACCCGTTGTCGCGCCCAGCGCCTATGTCCACCCTACAGCGGTACTGATAGGCGACGTCATCGTCGGCCCTGACTGCTATGTCGGCCCGCTGGCGAGTCTGCGCGGAGATTTTGGCCGCATCATTCTGGAGCGCGGCTCGAACGTACAAGATAGTTGCGTCATCCACGGCTTTCCCGGCCACGACACAGTAGTGGAAGAAAACGGCCACATCGGACACGGCGCCATTCTGCACAGCTGCATCATCAAGCGTGATGCGCTGGTCGGCATGAATGCCGTCGTAATGGACGACGCCGTCGTCGGCGAACAAGCCATCGTCGCCGCCTGCGCCTTTGTGCGCGCAGGCATGCAGATTCCCCCGCGCACACTGGTAGCGGGTGTGCCAGCCAAAATCATTCGCGAACTCAGTGAGCAGGAAATTGCCTGGAAACTGGAAGGCACGCTGACTTATCAGGACCTGACCAAGCGCTGCCTCGGTAGCATGGTCGAAGTATTACCGCTGGCCGAACTGGAAGCGAACCGGCCATCGTTGAAAGCGCCGGATGTCAAACCATTGATCGCCGCCAAACTCGCTACCCCATCTGCAACCAATCCTGTTAACACCGGAACCGCTGAACAAGCGTAG
- the pcaF gene encoding 3-oxoadipyl-CoA thiolase, with translation MNAFICDAIRTPFGRFGGALASMRADDLGAIPIRALIERNPGVDWAAIDDLFYGCANQAGEDNRNVARMAGLLAGLPVEVPGTTINRLCGSSMDAVGIAARGIKAGESGLVIAGGVESMTRAPFVMAKAESAFSRAAKIEDTTIGWRFVNPLMKAAYGIDSMPETAENVAQQFGINRADQDALAIRSQQRWAVAQAAGFFDKEIVTVQIAQKKGDPKLFTQDEHPRPDTTIEMLGKLKGVVRPDGSVTAGNASGVNDGACAILLASEAAAGKYGLTPRARVLGMATAGLAPRIMGFGPSPASRKVLALTGLSLGQMDVIELNEAFAAQALAVTRDLGLADDAAHVNPNGGAIAIGHPLGASGARLITTALNQLERIGGRYALCTMCIGVGQGIAIIIERV, from the coding sequence ATGAACGCATTTATCTGTGACGCCATCCGTACCCCCTTCGGCCGCTTTGGTGGCGCTCTGGCCAGCATGCGCGCCGATGATCTGGGCGCAATCCCGATCCGCGCACTGATCGAAAGAAATCCCGGTGTTGACTGGGCTGCCATCGACGATCTGTTCTACGGCTGCGCCAATCAGGCTGGCGAAGACAACCGCAATGTGGCACGTATGGCGGGCTTGCTCGCCGGCTTGCCGGTGGAAGTGCCGGGCACCACCATCAACCGCCTGTGCGGTTCCAGCATGGATGCAGTCGGCATTGCCGCACGCGGCATCAAGGCCGGTGAAAGCGGACTCGTGATCGCCGGCGGCGTGGAAAGCATGACCCGCGCGCCCTTCGTCATGGCCAAGGCCGAAAGCGCTTTTTCCCGCGCAGCGAAAATCGAAGACACCACCATCGGCTGGCGTTTCGTCAATCCTCTGATGAAAGCCGCCTACGGTATCGATTCCATGCCGGAAACAGCGGAAAACGTGGCGCAGCAATTCGGCATCAACCGCGCCGACCAGGATGCCCTGGCCATTCGCAGTCAGCAACGCTGGGCAGTAGCGCAGGCGGCCGGTTTCTTCGATAAGGAAATCGTGACGGTGCAGATCGCGCAGAAAAAGGGCGATCCGAAATTATTTACGCAAGATGAACATCCACGTCCTGACACGACTATCGAAATGCTGGGCAAGCTCAAAGGCGTAGTGCGTCCTGACGGCAGCGTCACCGCCGGTAATGCCTCGGGCGTGAACGACGGCGCATGCGCCATCTTGCTGGCTTCTGAAGCGGCTGCAGGCAAATACGGCCTGACGCCGCGCGCGCGCGTGCTGGGCATGGCAACGGCCGGTCTGGCACCACGCATCATGGGATTCGGCCCTTCGCCCGCCTCGCGCAAGGTGTTGGCGCTGACGGGTCTGAGTCTGGGGCAGATGGATGTGATCGAACTCAATGAAGCGTTCGCTGCACAAGCGCTGGCAGTGACACGCGACCTCGGTCTGGCCGACGACGCCGCGCATGTCAATCCTAACGGCGGTGCAATCGCCATCGGTCATCCGCTGGGGGCCTCCGGTGCGCGACTGATCACGACCGCATTGAATCAATTGGAACGGATTGGCGGCCGCTACGCGCTATGCACGATGTGCATCGGCGTGGGTCAGGGCATTGCCATCATTATCGAACGCGTGTGA
- the paaE gene encoding 1,2-phenylacetyl-CoA epoxidase subunit PaaE, protein MSQFHSLTIDRVKNETRDTIVVSFAVPAELQDTYHYQQGQHLTLRATINGEDLRRSYSICSAVQDRQLRVAIKRTPGGVFSTWANDTLKAGDSIDVMPPSGTFNLPLASENEKHYLAFAAGSGITPIMSIIKTTLLSEPKSRFTLVYGNRASSSVIFKEELTDLKDTWMERLNLVYVMSREQQDIELFNGRIDKNKCDQLLQSWVEIADIDAAFLCGPEDMIQAVSASLQAHGMEKSHIKVELFAAGNHAPRAASVRPVVGKQECEVTVVIDGYHTVFTMEKEKESLLDAALKQGIDMRYSCKGGVCATCRCKVVDGKVDMDLNYALEDYEIARGFVLSCQSFPVTDTLRVDFDQDN, encoded by the coding sequence ATGAGCCAATTCCATTCCCTGACAATCGACCGCGTGAAGAATGAAACACGCGACACCATCGTCGTGTCCTTCGCCGTTCCCGCAGAGCTGCAGGACACCTATCACTACCAGCAAGGCCAGCATCTGACCCTGCGCGCCACCATCAATGGCGAAGACTTGCGCCGTTCATACTCGATCTGCTCGGCCGTGCAAGACCGGCAACTGCGCGTGGCGATCAAGCGCACGCCGGGCGGCGTGTTTTCAACCTGGGCCAACGACACGCTCAAGGCTGGCGACAGCATTGATGTCATGCCGCCATCCGGCACTTTCAACCTGCCGCTGGCGAGTGAAAATGAAAAACATTACCTGGCCTTCGCCGCCGGCAGCGGCATCACGCCCATCATGTCCATCATCAAGACCACCTTGCTGAGCGAGCCGAAAAGCCGTTTCACACTGGTCTACGGCAATCGCGCCTCCTCCAGCGTGATCTTCAAGGAAGAACTGACCGACCTGAAAGACACCTGGATGGAACGCCTCAACCTGGTCTATGTCATGAGCCGCGAGCAACAAGACATCGAACTGTTCAACGGCCGCATCGATAAAAACAAATGCGATCAGCTCTTGCAGTCCTGGGTCGAAATCGCTGATATCGACGCCGCCTTCCTGTGCGGCCCGGAAGACATGATCCAGGCTGTCAGCGCCTCGCTCCAGGCACACGGCATGGAAAAATCCCACATCAAGGTCGAACTGTTTGCCGCCGGCAACCATGCGCCGAGAGCCGCCTCTGTGCGTCCGGTGGTGGGCAAGCAGGAATGCGAAGTGACCGTCGTCATCGACGGCTATCACACCGTTTTCACCATGGAAAAAGAAAAAGAATCGCTGCTCGACGCTGCACTCAAGCAAGGCATCGACATGCGCTACTCCTGCAAGGGCGGCGTATGCGCCACCTGCCGCTGCAAAGTGGTGGACGGCAAAGTCGACATGGATCTCAACTACGCCTTAGAAGATTACGAAATCGCCCGCGGCTTCGTGTTGAGCTGCCAGAGCTTCCCCGTTACAGATACCTTGCGCGTCGATTTCGACCAGGACAATTAA
- the paaD gene encoding 1,2-phenylacetyl-CoA epoxidase subunit PaaD, which translates to MVNKEIVVLPETDQVWLWLTDVSDPEIPVISVVDLGIVRNVSLRMTAAGTACTVVITPTYSGCPAMKVIAQTITETLQAHGIAHVEIETQLSPAWTTDWMSEYGKSQLSGYGIAPPAQQVIDISGISRKHRLQAEVPCPRCHSMNTVCLSEFGSTSCKSLYQCKDCLEPFDYFKAH; encoded by the coding sequence ATGGTAAACAAGGAAATTGTCGTGTTGCCCGAGACAGACCAGGTCTGGCTCTGGCTCACCGACGTCTCCGACCCCGAAATCCCGGTCATTTCGGTGGTAGACCTGGGCATCGTGCGCAACGTCAGTCTGCGCATGACCGCAGCGGGAACTGCCTGCACCGTGGTCATTACACCGACCTATTCCGGTTGCCCCGCGATGAAAGTCATTGCCCAGACCATTACCGAAACGCTGCAAGCGCACGGCATTGCGCACGTCGAGATAGAAACGCAACTGTCTCCGGCGTGGACTACCGACTGGATGAGTGAATACGGTAAAAGTCAGCTCTCAGGCTACGGCATTGCTCCACCGGCACAGCAAGTCATCGACATCAGCGGCATCAGCCGCAAACACCGTCTGCAAGCCGAAGTGCCGTGCCCGCGTTGCCATTCGATGAACACCGTCTGCCTCAGCGAATTCGGTTCCACCTCCTGCAAATCCCTGTACCAGTGCAAGGATTGCCTGGAACCCTTCGATTATTTCAAAGCCCATTAG
- the paaB gene encoding 1,2-phenylacetyl-CoA epoxidase subunit PaaB: MSKEWPLWEVFIRSQHGLAHKHVGSLHAPDAEMAVNNARDVYTRRNEGVGIWVVLATNIVSSSPADKTALFEPANNKVYRHPTFFPMPEEVKNL, from the coding sequence ATGAGCAAAGAATGGCCATTGTGGGAAGTTTTCATCCGCAGCCAGCATGGACTGGCGCACAAGCATGTAGGCAGCCTGCACGCTCCCGACGCCGAAATGGCAGTCAATAACGCCCGTGATGTGTACACGCGACGCAATGAAGGCGTCGGCATCTGGGTCGTACTGGCTACCAACATCGTCTCCAGCAGCCCTGCCGACAAGACCGCACTGTTCGAGCCGGCCAACAACAAGGTCTACCGCCACCCGACATTCTTCCCCATGCCGGAAGAAGTGAAGAACCTTTAA